From Theileria orientalis strain Shintoku DNA, chromosome 4, complete genome, the proteins below share one genomic window:
- a CDS encoding ubiquinol-cytochrome c reductase produces the protein MIKLRYILNTKRQFAASLNREMKKRLGVPAASEVPLYRNVFDRADNPKLWALDTTKYENKGAVKELSDLVTPHGHGHKFGNTGVTRYAHYVNVWEPVFPRTPDISKGELISGANFTRTSGWYNPNEPAIVSVGKLGPENQRPVGYAENAVVPESTYPEAFPDFREYRLPKGTDRRAAIYLMTASIFFFLLAFIRSSIIKVIHFFWLSKDAVAEGTLEVNVGQMLPGDQVTVNWRKKPVFIRRRTQEEITRARKEDMNKGNYMMRRKDDELLESMRDPQLDSERNENPEWLINIAICTHLGCVPYRGGNYGGFFCPCHGSHYDSSVGRIRHGPAPANLEVPPYKFIDDNTIKLG, from the exons ATGATCAAACTTAGATATATATTGAACACCAAGAGACAATTCGCCGCAAGCCTTAATCGGGAAATGAAAAAACGTTTAGGAGTGCCAGCCGCAAGTGAGGTGCCACTGTACAGAAACGTGTTCGACAGAGCAGATAACCCGAAGCTGTGGGCGTTAGACACAACGAAATATGAAAACAAGGGCGCAGTGAAAGAGCTGAGCGACCTGGTAACGCCACACGGACACGGACACAAGTTTGGAAACACAGGAGTAACAAGATACGCACACTACGTAAACGTGTGGGAACCAGTGTTCCCAAGAACACCAGATATATCAAAAGGAGAATTGATATCAGGAGCAAATTTTACGAGAACGAGCGGATGGTACAACCCAAATGAACCAGCAATAGTGTCAGTGGGAAAACTGGGACCGGAAAATCAGAGACCAGTAGGATACGCAGAAAACGCAGTGGTGCCAGAGTCAACATACCCAGAAGCGTTTCCAGACTTTAGAGAGTACAGACTGCCGAAAGGAACGGACAGAAGAGCAGCAATCTACCTGATGACAGCAAGCatattcttcttcctcctggCATTCATAAGGTCATCAATAATTAAAGTAATACACTTCTTTTGGCTATCAAAG GACGCAGTGGCAGAAGGAACACTGGAAGTAAACGTGGGCCAGATGCTTCCAGGAGACCAAGTGACAGTTAACTGGAGAAAGAAGCCAGTATTTataagaagaagaacacAAGAGGAGATAACAAGAGCAAG GAAAGAAGATATGAATAAGGGTAATTATATGATGCGTAGGAAGGACGatgagctgctggagtcgATGAGAGACCCGCAGCTGGACAGCGAAAGAAACGAAAACCCAGAGTGGCTAATCAACATAGCAATATGTACACACCTGGGATGCGTGCCGTACAGAGGAGGAAACTACGGAGGATTCTTCTGCCCATGCCACGGATCGCACTACGACTCGTCAG TAGGAAGAATAAGACACGGACCAGCTCCAGCGAACCTGGAAGTGCCGccatataaatttatagacGATAACACAATTAAACTAGGATAA
- a CDS encoding uncharacterized protein (WD40 repeat-like domain containing protein), whose product MKHEPLSSIRFKDGFTSSTYLPDHILTSSITGSVCKWNLESGNPIATFDTKPGIKYCIPYSIDYSTYNSLILQEQDAISLFDLNDNVVYDVAKISPGSFARVSLLPRGSSDLPLVISPFGLNFVKIFDLRLHQGSLSSSAIAEIPPFRIEHPLKSEVGMLHSCSPFPSLGEFCIVTTYESGSIALYDIRKPTSPVIPVYIMDSLEPIPALSVWENVLLIGDTVGNIWMFYASQDKGVVFLKRSNVARDSIKPPGIACLGISCDGSVLAAGCWDRCVRVLETKTLELKFILDHHCSSIVDVSFSRDSNAFCTCSSDGNANVWDLFSHLT is encoded by the exons ATGAAACATGAACCTCTCAGTTCCATTAGATTCAAGGACGGCTTCACGTCTTCCACTTATTTGCCTGATCACATTTTAACCTCCTCCATCACCGGTTCAGTTTGCAAATGGAATCTCGAAAGCGGCAATCCTATTGCCACATTCGACACAAAACCTGGGATTAAATATTGCATTCCGTATTCTATAG atTATTCCACGTACAATAGCCTAATTCTTCAAGAACAAGACGCCATCTCACTTTTTGACTTGAACGACAATGTGGTCTATGACGTGGCTAAGATCAGTCCTGGCTCCTTCGCCAGGGTCAGCTTGTTGCCTCGTGGATCCTCAGACCTTCCCCTTGTCATTTCTCCTTTCGGCTTGAACTTTGTGAAGATCTTCGACTTAAGGCTTCACCAAG GCTCTCTTTCTTCCAGTGCAATCGCAGAGATTCCCCCCTTTAGGATTGAACATCCTCTGAAGTCTGAAGTTGGCATGTTGCACTCTTGTTCGCCCTTTCCCTCGCTTGGTGAGTTCTGTATTGTTACTACCTACGAGTCCGGCTCAATTGCTTTGTACGATATTCGGAAGCCAACTTCTCCCGTCATCCCCGTTTACATTATGGACTCCTTGGAGCCCATTCCTGCTTTATCTGTTTGGGAGAATGTTCTCTTGATTGGCGACACGGTTGGTAACATTTGGATGTTTTACGCTTCTCAGGACAAGGGGGTTGTTTTTCTCAAAAGGTCCAACGTTGCCAGGGATTCCATCAAACCTCCTGGCATAGCCTGCCTCGGCATCAGTTGTGATGGCTCAGTTTTGGCTGCTGGGTGCTGGGATCGTTGCGTTCGTGTTTTAGAAACTAAAACTTTGGAGCTGAAGTTTATTCTTGATCACCACTGTTCCTCCATTGTCGACGTTTCTTTTTCCCGCGACTCGAATGCCTTTTGCACTTGTTCTTCTGATGGAAATGCTAATGTCTGGGATCTGTTTTCCCATttaacttaa
- a CDS encoding DNA-directed RNA polymerase, whose product MDDEEGRLFRCRRTCCEMLEDRGYFIPGKERLETFAEFKARYELYDKMRSKMLLVASQKTASDNKLLVYFADETRKTGVKPIRELTERMEDHDIHRAILVTRNVLTPFAKDAIMEAYPRNIIENFMETELLVNITRHELVPKHIPLTMDEKQNLLQKYKVKESQIPRIQSADPVARYFGLSKGQVVKIIRPSETAGRYVTFRLVV is encoded by the exons ATGGATGACGAAGAAGGAAGGTTATTCAGATGCAGAAGAACATGTTGTGAAATGTTAGAAGATAGAGGATATTTTATCCCAGGGAAGGAGAGATTGGAAACATTTGCAGAATTTAAAGCAAGATATGAGTTATACGATAAAAT gCGGTCTAAAATGCTTTTGGTGGCGTCACAAAAAACAGCCTCAGATAACAAGTTATTGGTCTACTTCGCAGATGAAACGAGGAAGACAGGAGTGAAGCCAATAAGAGA ATTGACCGAACGTATGGAAGATCACGACATACATAGAGCAATTCTGGTCACACGCAACGTATTGACGCCATTCGCAAAAGAT gcAATAATGGAAGCATATCCGAGAAACATAATAGAGAATTTTATGGAGACAGAGCTACTGGTAAACATAACAAGGCACGAATTGGTGCCGAAACACATACCACTGACGATGGACGAAAAGCAGAATCTTCTACAGAAATATAAA GTCAAAGAGAGTCAGATACCAAGAATACAATCGGCAGACCCAGTAGCACGGTACTTCGGACTTTCAAAAGGACAG GTGGTGAAGATCATCAGACCGAGTGAAACGGCAGGAAGATACGTGACCTTCAGACTAGTAGTATAA
- a CDS encoding ribosomal protein S17 — protein sequence MLFLTHILRHWHYKTWQRYTAGYLRTFLKNRLPNNELIGYVINDKHPKTIRVACDRYMYVVRYKKTFRMTKKVWAHDEHKEAHLGDIVRIQPLGYRIGPWKTYVLTRVLHTQNPHLNNV from the exons ATGTTGTTTTTGACTCACATACTTCGACACTGGCATTATAAAACATGGCAAAGGTACACAGCAGGATATCTGAGAACGT TTTTGAAGAATAGACTTCCGAACAATGAGCTGATAGGATACGTTATCAACGACAAGCACCCGAAAACAATAAGAGTGGCGTGCGACAG GTATATGTACGTGGTGAGGTACAAAAAAACATTTCGAATGACCAAAAAGGTATGGGCGCACGACGAGCATAAGGAGGCGCACCTGGGAGATATCGTGAGAATACAGCCCCTGGGATACAGAATAGGGCCCTGGAAGACGTACGTTCTAACGAGAGTACTGCACACGCAGAACCCACACctaaataatgtgtaa
- a CDS encoding importin alpha codes for MDPILIFISEDRRKEYKKTFDDPRRKREDIQSQIRKQTRDQYLQKRRSQGLNPDNNTSNDPSFYPTSLDSHHDQIKDIDNEEPINSSSWTPSALALHVNKIKSSDYQTQLEATKYFRRLLSIELDPPIEHIVKTGIVPIFIDFLSRYDAPELQFEAAWAITNIASGNQQQTKVATDNGAVPKLIALLEAPKEEVREQAIWALGNIAGDSAQCRDLVLGLGALKPLLFLLNNTQSTSLLRNATWTISNLCRGKPKPFFDDIKPAIPFLANLIEHPDTEVLTDACWALSYISDGSEEQIQAVLDSGACPRLIQLMDHMLAVIQTPSLRTVGNIATGNDRQTQLIVDYGCIPILYKLLFSEKKTIRKEACWTLSNISAGTRGQIESFLQSNVVEKLIDLMSCNDFDIQREASWAICNAASGGDLKQAENLASRGCIKPICSILTSSDTKLVGVALRALENILTVGHHLMEIKNLGKNPYKHLVVECDGVRYLDLLQDSKLTAIYKKSRNILERFFSSDDDAEVDDYSTVGSQFNSLVPDGGFQFN; via the exons atggaccctatattaatttttat aaGTGAGGACCGCAGAAAGGAGTACAAAAAGACTTTTGACGATCCTCGTCGCAAACGGGAGGATATTCAATCTCAGATCAGGAAACAGACGCGTGATCAGTATTTACAGAAGCGTAGATCTCAGGGTTTGAATCCAGATAACAACACCAGCAATGATCCTTCCTTTTATCCTACCTCTTTGGATTCCCACCACGATCAGATAAAAGATATTGACAATGAGGAACCTATCAATTCCTCTAGCTGGACACCATCTGCTCTTGCTCTACACGTAAACAAAATCAAGTCTTCTGACTACCAAACTCAGTTAGAGGCCACGAAATACTTTCGTAGACTATTGTCAATTGAACTTGACCCTCCGATAGAGCATATTGTGAAAACCGGCATAGTTCCCATTTTTATCGATTTTTTGAGTCGTTATGATGCTCCTGAGCTCCAGTTTGAGGCTGCTTGGGCCATAACCAACATTGCTTCTGGGAACCAGCAACAGACCAAGGTTGCAACAGACAACGG GGCGGTTCCGAAATTAATAGCTTTACTGGAAGCTCCTAAGGAGGAAGTCAGAGAGCAGGCGATTTGGGCTTTGGGGAACATTGCCGGGGATTCTGCACAGTGCCGCGACCTCGTTTTGGGCCTGGGCGCATTGAAGCCACTTTTGTTCCTGCTCAATAACACCCAGAGCACTAGTCTTTTAAGAAATGCCACTTGGACCATATCTAACCTATGCAGGGGCAAGCCTAAGCCGTTTTTCGACGACATCAAGCCTGCCATTCCATTTTTGGCCAATTTGATTGAGCACCCGGACACGGAG GTTTTGACTGACGCTTGCTGGGCTCTATCTTACATTTCGGACGGCTCAGAGGAACAAATACAGGCTGTTTTGGACTCAGGAGCATGCCCTAGGTTAATTCAGCTGATGGACCACATGTTGGCGGTTATTCAAACGCCGTCACTCAGGACCGTCGGTAACATTGCCACGGGGAACGACCGCCAGACGCAGCTCATCGTCGACTACGGCTGCATCCCAATACTGTACAAGCTTCTGTTCTctgagaagaagacgaTAAGAAAGGAGGCGTGCTGGACACTGTCGAACATTTCTGCGGGGACTAGAGGGCAAATCGAGTCCTTCCTCCAGTCAAACGTAGTCGAGAAGCTCATTGACCTCATGAGCTGCAACGACTTCGACATTCAGAGGGAGGCGAGCTGGGCAATCTGCAACGCAGCCTCGGGCGGCGACCTCAAGCAGGCCGAAAACCTCGCCAGCCGCGGCTGCATCAAGCCCATCTGCTCCATCCTCACGTCTTCAGACACTAAGCTGGTGGGCGTCGCCCTCAGGGCTCTGGAGAACATCCTAACCGTCGGACACCACCTCATGGAAATCAAGAACCTTGGCAAGAATCCGTACAAACATTTAGTTGTCGAG TGTGATGGCGTGAGGTATCTGGACCTTTTACAGGATAGCAAGCTGACGGCGATTTACAAAAAGTCCAGGAACATTCTGGAGCGGTTCTTCTCTAGTGACGACGACGCTGAAGTGGACGACTATTCTACCGTAGGATCCCAGTTCAACAGTTTAGTTCCCGACGGAGGCTTCCAGTTTAACTAA
- a CDS encoding uncharacterized protein (RNA recognition motif, RNP-1 domain containing protein): MNESREFIGNSWNNHGSNDLDCLKQKLVEDPWNQDLYTEAIHLASTQNDYNSLDYFRTEFFKHCIVDDDFWISYIEEKKCCLSKDAVIELYKFAVKNEPSVYIWLSYLRFVFENSHTFSEYNDLRQLFETSLEVLGLHALDGPQLWSEYRLFEQKLLSKVQKDEYMNQIDRIRSLFYRQLKIPLAGLPDLLDEYLVWEEELPVEYRRPIDKGENAHKIGFEAWELRKCFELKIQSDFHEMMSRDNMNSLWNDYIDFELKCGDMQRIMMVYHRAMDDLGYERDDLWINYANYALQTSYAKSLSVCERACKHMPRSLNIWINYFLVVSSKSENVRDIVDLLHKANTAIQDIDHKISLHITAADCVRRIDLKDVYNCRFILSKCAELKPEYTSRAVFRLLTYWSKYELKLLSFNIESQYVKVVEKLFEKFKGESFCWLYLIDTVKGLNPESPHISNIVSHIYRGYSSLVDFNSEFEPTTLHMLIIWLYELSLSMVNGNDLADEYIDYVQSSGVVEDIKRAHKVVAAHSTPTSRPYTSTSRSDSLSLNSLIKRDRRRRKFETFSETSSDSGSHSSWVRRPQFFVSGLRSPILSVKDSDALRSPKMGYREFSAKDSEPRSGRLTLRDLETVTRATWDGYESAEPSIAPAVPPNAPMPPPSSPVISRITSRLSNSGSCTPDLTPEFNISKGSSLPPPLVLSGHVNNESTSDCVKLSDTICSSDYKLNFSTADSESIAERLSSDTESQSDRFDSPTVKSPAKPTALGFNPLSAEPQASTPAPSDSETGVAGGHFLLSKKECVMNWLSGASENSTVFVSGFDFSQISRLEEFFSRQTGFIELRPVTKKSCCYVEFTTSQHASLAIEASKPLFKDNPTISIRISKPTKPLFEDKVVFVRVLNNKYALSKLKSLIGEFFKTQGYEAKDVRTTRSPISPKNDDGPASEKGAKLGCYVEFGFENAAKLLIHKLINEYGWPINVNYSSLDFQVLPSIPIIHNAGRGESSSDPDRTPKTDDSATTAAGTYELYICNLNYKTDESGLRGYLEQNFGPVRSLSICRDSGGNSKGYAFVEFEDDFAYAKLVKSSLVLDDRRLYVSRSNSQGRHKLQQRSTQPRDDQAPNPPLRAKYRRKYTDYKSRVVETYSKLKKRIKLN, from the exons ATGAATGAATCTCGCGAATTTATCGGAAATAGTTGGAATAATCACGGTTCGAACGACCTCGACTGCttgaaacaaaaattagttGAAGATCCATGGAATCAGGATCTGTATACCGAGGCGATACACTTGGCTTCTACACAGAACGATTACAACTCCCTTGACTATTTCAGGACtgagttttttaaacattgCATTGTGGATGATGACTTTTGGATATCATACATCGAAGAAAAGAAGTGCTGCTTAAGCAAGGACGCTGTTATAGAGTTGTACAAGTTCGCTGTAAAAAATGAGCCGTCGGTTTATATATGGTTATCATATTTAAGATTCGTTTTTGAAAATAGTCACACATTCTCCGAGTATAATGATTTACGTCAGTTGTTTGAAACGAGTTTGGAGGTACTGGGTCTCCACGCCCTCGACGGCCCTCAATTATGGTCAGAATACAGGCTTTTTGAGCAGAAATTGCTCTCAAAGGTGCAGAAGGACGAATATATGAACCAAATAGACAGAATCAGGTCCCTTTTCTACAGGCAGCTGAAGATACCCCTGGCAGGTCTGCCAGATCTACTGGACGAGTATTTGGTCtgggaggaggagctgccCGTTGAGTATAGAAGGCCGATCGATAAGGGAGAAAATGCACACAAAATAGGCTTCGAGGCCTGGGAACTGCGCAAGTGTTTTGAGCTGAAGATTCAGTCGGACTTCCACGAAATGATGAGTCGCGACAACATGAACTCGCTGTGGAACGACTACATAGACTTCGAGCTGAAGTGCGGGGACATGCAGAGGATCATGATGGTGTACCACAGAGCCATGGACGATCTGGGCTACGAAAGGGACGACCTGTGGATCAACTACGCAAACTACGCACTGCAAACGAGCTACGCGAAGTCGCTCTCGGTGTGCGAAAGAGCGTGCAAGCACATGCCCAGGTCATTAAACATTTGGATTAACTACTTCCTCGTTGTTTCGTCGAAGTCTGAAAACGTCAGGGACATAGTCGACCTCCTGCATAAGGCGAACACGGCCATCCAGGACATCGACCACAAGATCAGCCTGCACATCACGGCGGCCGACTGCGTGAGGAGGATCGACTTGAAGGACGTTTACAATTGTAGGTTCATTCTGTCGAAGTGCGCAGAATTGAAACCCGAGTACACCTCTAGAGCGGTTTTCAGGCTCCTCACTTACTGGAGTAAGTACGAGCTAAAGCTGTTGTCCTTTAACATCGAGTCTCAGTATGTTAAAGTGGTCGAGAAACTTTTTGAGAAGTTTAAGGGCGAGTCATTCTGCTGGTTGTACTTGATAGACACAGTTAAGGGGCTGAACCCGGAAAGCCCGCACATTTCGAACATTGTGTCGCACATTTACAGGGGATACAGTTCGCTGGTCGACTTCAACTCGGAATTTGAGCCTACGACCCTCCACATGCTCATCATCTGGCTCTACGAGCTCTCCCTCTCCATGGTTAACGGCAACGACCTCGCGGACGAGTACATAGACTACGTGCAGAGCTCAGGGGTGGTCGAGGACATCAAGAGGGCACACAAGGTGGTCGCGGCTCACAGCACGCCCACGTCGAGGCCCTACACCTCGACCTCCAGGTCGGACAGCCTGAGTCTGAACAGTCTGATCAAGAGGGACAGGCGCAGAAGGAAGTTCGAGACGTTTTCCGAGACCTCGTCGGACAGCGGAAGCCACTCGAGTTGGGTGCGAAGGCCGCAATTTTTCGTCTCAGGTCTGAGGTCGCCAATCTTGTCGGTGAAGGACTCCGACGCCCTGCGGTCGCCGAAAATGGGATACAGGGAGTTTAGCGCCAAGGACTCTGAACCGAGGTCCGGGAGGCTGACCCTGCGGGACCTGGAGACAGTCACCAGGGCCACGTGGGACGGCTACGAAAGTGCAGAGCCGTCAATCGCACCAGCAGTTCCGCCGAACGCGCCCATGCCTCCGCCCTCCTCCCCAGTCATATCCAGGATAACCTCGAGACTCTCGAACTCGGGCTCGTGCACGCCCGACCTCACACCCGagtttaatatttcaaaGGGCTCCAGTCTGCCCCCGCCGCTGGTGCTGTCTGGCCACGTTAACAACGAGTCGACGTCCGACTGCGTAAAGTTGTCAGATACCATCTGCAGTTCCGACTATAAACTTAACTTTTCGACGGCGGACTCGGAATCTATCGCTGAGAGACTGAGCAGCGACACCGAGAGTCAGTCTGATAGGTTTGACTCGCCCACAGTCAAGTCGCCCGCAAAGCCCACGGCTCTCGGGTTCAATCCGTTGTCAGCCGAACCTCAAGCATCGACCCCAGCGCCCTCTGATTCGGAGACCGGAGTCGCGGGCGGGCACTTTCTGCTTAGCAAGAAGGAGTGCGTCATGAACTGGTTGAGCGGCGCCTCCGAGAATTCGACGGTTTTTGTTTCTGGCTTTGATTTTTCACAAATTTCCCGACTGGAGGAGTTTTTTTCGAGGCAAACAGGATTCATAGAGCTGAGGCCAGTTACGAAAAAGAGCTGCTGCTACGTTGAGTTCACGACCAGCCAGCACGCCAGCTTGGCCATCGAGGCGAGTAAACCGCTTTTTAAGGATAACCCGACGATATCTATCAGGATTTCAAAGCCAACAAAGCCGCTGTTCGAGGACAAAGTTGTGTTCGTGAGGGTTTTGAACAACAAGTACGCCCTGAGTAAGCTGAAGTCGCTGATAGGCGAGTTCTTCAAGACTCAGGGCTACGAGGCCAAGGACGTCCGCACGACGAGGTCGCCAATCAGTCCTAAAAAC GACGACGGACCCGCATCTGAGAAGGGCGCCAAGCTGGGGTGCTACGTCGAGTTCGGCTTCGAAAACGCCGCGAAACTGCTCATCCACAAGCTTATTAACGAGTACGGGTGGCCTATTAACGTAAATTACAGCAGTTTGGACTTTCAAGTCCTGCCTTCAATTCCGATTATACACAACGCCGGTCGTGGCGAGTCCTCCAGTGACCCAGATCGCACGCCTAAGACTGACGACTCAGCCACCACAGCCGCGGGCACGTACGAGCTGTACATCTGCAACCTGAACTACAAGACCGACGAGAGTGGGTTGAGGGGCTACTTGGAACAGAATTTCGGCCCCGTCAGGAGCCTCAGCATTTGCAGGGACTCGGGCGGCAACTCCAAGGGCTACGCCTTCGTCGAGTTCGAGGACGACTTCGCGTACGCCAAGCTCGTCAAGTCCTCCCTGGTTCTCGACGACAGGAGGCTGTACGTCTCCAGGTCTAACTCCCAGGGCCGCCACAAGCTGCAGCAGAGGTCGACTCAGCCTCGGGACGACCAGGCCCCCAACCCCCCCCTCAGGGCCAAGTACCGGCGGAAGTACACTGACTACAAGAGCAGGGTCGTTGAGACCTACAGcaagctgaagaagaggataaAGCTAAACTAA
- a CDS encoding ubiquitin carrier protein: MSIIARELLKRQYQGELRKDKICKDANSIFSVGLEDDNYFKWRVCFEGPQETPYEGGIFTVLMNFPDDFPNSPPEMVFEQEMWHPNIYPDGRVCISILHPPGSDRYNEQERPEERWRPILGVESILISVVSMLGEPNLESPANVDAGVHLKNSPKEYRKRVQMLTRKTLE, translated from the exons atgaGCATTATCGCAAGGGAGTTACTTAAGAGGCAATACCAAGGTGAGTTAAGAAAGGACA AAATATGCAAGGACGCAAACTCGATATTTTCAGTGGGTCTCGAGGACGATAACTACTTTAAATGGAGAGTGTGCTTCGAAGGACCGCAGGAAACGCCGTACGAGGGAGGAATATTCACAGTGCTTATGAACTTCCCGGACGACTTCCCAAACAGCCCGCCCGAAATGGTCTTCGAGCAGGAAATGTGGCACCCGAACATCTACCCGGACGGGAGAGTGTGCATAAGCATCCTGCACCCGCCCGGCTCGGACAGGTACAACGAGCAGGAGAGGCCCGAGGAGCGCTGGAGGCCTATTCTGGGCGTGGAGAGCATCCTGATCAGCGTGGTCTCGATGCTGGGCGAGCCGAATCTGGAGTCGCCGGCGAACGTGGACGCAGGCGTGCACCTGAAAAACAGCCCGAAGGAGTATCGCAAAAGGGTACAGATGCTGACCCGAAAAACACTCGAGTAA
- a CDS encoding uncharacterized protein (WD40 repeat-like domain containing protein): MPITNIPKSIELVTSPEKNDKATVTYVSEDKMFLITGTLGGFVHIWSFLQPYPSSEEKRLISSYFKERERRMKTLGWSNINGKPDVSFKAHESSIISLQITPKMFSRGKIDYILVTTSLDRTLKLWKISKVDKSQNKLKLKINECEYSSAGNGKDKGARIELIGWFEDLEDIFVHASFIPNTGNKIIVTRYMGWVEKFKLDLLDSTSNKTSERNMTSIARVYTDQSRMVGSISTSCNYYAVGGVSGNVSVYDVETLQLLDSCECRNAEGPNSTGKDVTGIDWNKKDDFMLVTTLDSRIRLLSFKNKYLTNVYPEEYGNHMKYGVDNSSARDKRLRYVEKFKGHTNRKIYYKAKFFGTNEEIVMCPSESGHIYVWKIESPLYNNNQVKGVKVKDEEEKLNLDNGVVKNKDFYGFKIGEKSLLASLDIYNVNEWDKLLKVILSSRRKEAEEGERKTCLICRKTPKNENPCPNNDVLMVSSQNGSEIKYSVIDVRYF; this comes from the exons TTGCcaataactaatattcCAAAGTCCATTGAATTAGTTACATCACCAGAAAAGAACGATAAAGCAACTGTAACATATGTGTCAGAGGATAAGATGTTTTTGATTACTGGAACTTTAGGAGGTTTTGTACACATCTGGTCATTTTTACAACCATACCCATCAAGCGAGGAAAAACGTTTAATAAGctcatattttaaagaaagagaaagaagaatGA AGACCTTGGGTTGGAGTAATATAAACGGTAAGCCAGACGTAAGTTTCAAGGCCCATGAATCATCAATAATATCTCTGCAAATAACACCAAAGATGTTTTCAAGAGGGAAAATAgattatattttagtaaCAACATCTTTAGATAGGACACTTAAACTGTGGAAAATATCAAAAGTAGATAAAAGCcaaaataagttaaaattgaaaattaatgaatGCGAATATTCCAGTGCTGGGAATGGCAAAGATAAAGGGGCTAGAATAGAATTGATAGGGTGGTTTGAAGATTTGGAAGATATATTTGTTCACGCATCGTTTATACCAAACACAGGTAATAAGATCATTGTTACGAGATACATGGGATGGGtagaaaaatttaaactagATCTACTGGACAGCACAAGTAATAAAACAAGTGAAAGGAACATGACAAGCATTGCAAGAGTATATACTGATCAGTCACGAATGGTAGGAAGTATCTCAACAAGTTGCAACTATTATGCAGTAGGAGGAGTATCAGGAAACGTAAGTGTGTATGATGTTGAAACGCTCCAGTTATTGGATAGTTGCGAATGCAGAAATGCAGAGGGGCCTAATAGCACAGGAAAGGATGTTACAGGAATAGATTGGAACAAAAAGGACGACTTCATGCTTGTTACAACACTGGATTCGAGAATAAGACTACTATCATTCaagaataaatatttgacaaatGTTTACCCAGAGGAATATGGAAATCACATGAAGTATGGAGTTGATAACTCATCAGCCAGGGATAAAAGACTGAGATACGTGGAGAAGTTCAAGGGTCACACAAACAGAAAAATTTACTATAAAGCGAAGTTTTTTGGGACGAATGAGGAAATAGTAATGTGCCCATCAGAGTCAGGACACATCTACGTATGGAAAATCGAAAGCCCAttgtacaataacaatCAAGTAAAAGGAGTAAAAGTTAAGGATGAGGAGGAAAAGTTAAATTTGGACAACGGagtagtaaaaaataaagatttctatggatttaaaatagGAGAAAAAAGTTTGCTGGCAAGTTTAGATATATATAACGTGAACGAATGGGACAAGCTGTTGAAGGTGATACTTAGCTCACGTAGAAAGGAGGCGGAGGAGGGCGAAAGGAAAACATGTTTGATCTGCAGAAAGACGCCCAAAAACGAAAACCCGTGCCCAAACAACGACGTACTAATGGTATCATCGCAGAACGGGagtgaaataaaatattcagtAATAGATGTAAGGTACTTCTAA